DNA sequence from the Nesterenkonia lutea genome:
CATACCAGGCGCTGCGCCCCTTGGCGCGCGCTTTCACCAGGTCGCACCCGCGCAAGCAGGCCAGCTGGTTGGACATCACCTGTTTGGAGACGCCCAACTGCTCGGCCAGTGCGCCAGGTTGAGCGGGGCCCTCCCGGAGCGCGAGAAGGATCCGAGTGCGCGTGCCATCGGCAAGGGCGTACCCGATCCGAGACAAGGAGGTCGCATGAGTCAAAGTCACAGTGTCCACGACTAAACAGTACAGCAATCGCTGTACTATCGTGATGCACGCTAGACCATAGTGCCGCGGGTAGGTGAGGTTGCAGCGCAGACGCAGCCGTTCTCAGTCGATGAGAGGGTTGGGGCATGTCCCAGAACAAGCAACTGGCACTGCCCGGAGCAACAGTGACGCCGTTGACCGAGCTTCTCGAGAAGCGGCGGAGCACTCGTACTTTCGCTGAAGCGGGCATCCAGATGACCGAACTGGCTCACCTGCTGCGAGCCGCCGTCGGACTCCGGACAGATAGAGGCTCCGTAGTGCCCTCGGCTCACAGTTTGAGTCTCCTCTCAGTCGGAATTGTCGCGGGTGGTGTCGAGAACCTAAGACCGGGGAGCTACGTCTATCTACCGGGTACTGATGCGCTCGTATGCGAAACGGTGGGGGATCATCGCAACGAAGTCGCCTCTGCGACATTGGTAGATCAGAACTGGAGCGCGAGAGCCTCGGTGTTCCTGCTCATTACTGCTCAGGTCGAGACACTCAATGATCATTTTGCTGAGCAACCACCACTGGGACGACGCGGTGAGAGATATGCGTTGCTGGAAGCCGGTCACATCAGTCAGAACACCTACCTCGCCGCAGCTGAACTGGGCCTTGGGGCCGTGCTGATCGCCGGATTTCGTGATGAGGAACTCTCATTACTCTCGGCGACGCTCTTTCCCTCTCTGCCGCCAGACAGCCAGGTCCTGGGGATTATTGCTCTCGGTCGAGCAGTGAAAAACCCCGGTTCCTGAAGTCCTCGTCCGTCGAGCTGCGTCGGTGTGGTGCTCTCAGCCGCGTCGCCGCAGGCTTCCACCCGGTCACATGCCGTGAAGCACTGACGGTCCTGGCCAGGGGCCTTGTGAGCAGGGCAGGGATCGATCTAGAGTTGAACTCATGAGCAATGAATCGACTTCCGCTTCGTTCCCCGATCCCCGCGAATTCCAGGGCACCCAGCTGGCCTTTGATGATCCGACCACGCGCCACCAGAAGATCTCCCCGCCGAAGCAGGATCAGCCCGAGCCGGGTCTTGAGACCGACGCCGACCCGATCCCGGACATCGGACTTGAGTCCTACCGGGGCCTGGGCCGTCTGCAGGGGCGCAAGGCCCTGGTGACCGGCGGGGATTCGGGCATCGGTGCCGCTGTGGCCATCGCCTTCGCCCGTGAGGGTGCGGACGTGGCCATCTCCTACCTCCCAGCCGAGGGCAAGGACGCCGAGCGCGTGATCAGCGCCATCGAGGACGCCGGGCGCACCGCCGTCGCCCTTCCCGGAGACCTGATGGACAAGGCCTACCGCGAGAGCGTGGTCGATTCCGCAGCCGAGAAGCTGGGCGGGCTCGACATCCTGGTCAACAACGCCGGCAAGCAGATCGTCAACGACTCCCTCGAAGAGCTCACCGACGAGCAGGTCGATGAGGCCTTCCAGATCAACATCAAGTCCATGTACACGCTGTCCCGGGCGGCGCTGAAGCACATGGGCCCGGGCTCGACCATCGTGAACTCCACCTCGGTCCAGGCCTACCAGCCCAACCCGATGCTGCTGGACTACGCGGCGACCAAGGCTGCGATCAACAACTTCACCAAGGGCCTGGCCCAGCAGCTCGCCCCCCGCGGCATCCGGGTCAACGCCGTGGCGCCGGGACCGATCTGGACGGTCATCCAGCCCAGCGACGGTCAGCCGAAGGAGAAGCTGCCGGAGTTCGGCCACAACTCGCCGCTGGGACGTCCGGGGCAGCCCGTGGAGATGGCACCCGCCTTCGTGTTCCTGGCCTCGCCCGAGTCCAGCTATGTCACCGGCGACACCCTCAACGCCAACGGGGGCACCCCCACCCCGTAGGCCGGTCGCGTAGTGTCCTGACGATGAGTCAGGACACTACGCGCACCGCCGGGATTGATCTTGCTGCCGAGAGCAGGCGGACGGCCCTGGCCGTCATCGAGTGGAGCCCGGACTCTGCCTGCCTTCAACAGCTGAGTCTCCACGCCGATGATCCGATCATCACCGAGGCCACCGCCGAGGTCGCCAAGATCGGCGTGGACTGCGCGTTCGGATGGCCCGATGAGTTCGTCGCGTTCGTGACCGATCACGCCAACCTCGCCCATCCGCGGGCCGTCGACGGCGGGATCGACTGGCGACGCACGCTCGCCTTCCGGGCGACCGACCGGCATGTTCACCAGCTGACCGGTCGATGGCCGCTCAGCGTGTCCACCGACCGATTGGGCCTGACAGCGATGCGCTGCGCCGGTCTGCTCGGCAGGCTCGCCGCCAGTGGCCGAGTCATCGACCGCTCAGGACGCGGGGGCGCCGTGGTGGAGGTCTACCCCGGTGCCACACTGCGGATGTGGCGCTGGGAGAGCAAGGGATATCGAACAGACCCTCAGGTGCGCCGCTCGCTTCTCCGGCAGATGCGGCGGGAGGCCCCCTGGTTGGATCTCGGCACGCATGCGCAGCTCATGGAGGAGTCCTCCGACGCCTTTGACGCAGTCATCGCGGCCCTTGCCGCCCGCGCCGCCGCAGTGGGCCGATACCACCTGCCGCTCTCTGAGCATCAGGAGCGCGCGGAACGGGAGGGCTGGATCGCGTTGCCGACCTGTACGCTCGGCGACCTGCTCTGAGGCCCACCGTTCAGCGGGAAGCGCCCGCTTTCCGGGTACGCAGGATCAGGTAGACGACGAGGCCGAGCAGGACGAGCACCGCGCCGCCGAGGATGTAGACCAAGTTTCCAGGGAGCGCGTCCTGGTCGATGCCGGGCAGTGCGTCCTGCTGCGAATCGACGGCGATGCTCTCCTCAGCTTTCTCCACGGAGAAGGGCAGATCCACAGCAGCGGCGCTGACGCCGCTCGGCTCGTCGGTCATGGAGCCGCTGAGCGTGTAGTCACCGACCTGGAGGGCACCTTCCAGGGGCATCTCCGCAGTGGTCTGGGTGCCGGCGATGACATCACCCATGGTGACCTCGGCCTCGGAGACGATCTCCCCGCTGTCGTCTCGGATCGTGAAGTCCCCCGCCGGTTCCAGGTGCTCGTTGCCTGTGTTCGTGAGCTCCAGGTCGACCACTGAACGGCCCGCGGCGTGCTGGTGGCCGGCTTCGCCGAACTCGAAGGCGGGAGTGAGTTCTCCCGGGACCTCAATGGTGATGGGCATCGCCTGCCGCACGGTCTGGTTCAGGGCGACGTCCCCGGAACCCGCCACGGGCTCGGCGTTCTGCAGGACCAGGCTGGTGATGTACTGGCCCGGTTCCGTCTCCGGCGGGACGGTCAGGGTCAGCGTGCTCTCCTGTGTGTCGCCCGCGGGGAGTGTCACCTCCTGTGCCGCGGAGTCGAGCCAGGTGGTGGTCCCAGTGGTGTCCGCGCCGTCCTCCTTTGCGCCGAAGCCCCCGTTGACGAGGCTGTATGCATCGGCGGGGTAGATGCTCGCGTCCAGGTCGGATTCCCCGTGGTTGGCCTGAGCGAAGGTGAGGGTCTGGCTCTCGCCAGGCTCCATGGTGAGGGCGAAGTACGAGCCGGGGTGGTCTACGGGTTGGAGACTGAGGTTGACCGGCTCAGCAGTCTCCGCTGCAGCGGCGGTGGCTGAGGAGGCGGGGACCAGGATCAGTCCGGCCGTCAGCAGCAGCGGGGTCAGACTCGAGCGGAGGTGGTGTGACACGGGAGAGGACATCCTTCAAAGACTCAGGGGACAGAAGAGGTGCTGGTGGTTCCCGGCTCAGGACTGGACTGAGGTTCAGGTTCAGGTTCAGGAGTCGCGCTCGTCTCGGCAGGTGGCGACACGGCGGATTCAGGTTCGGGAGGCGGCGTCACGGTGATGTCAGCCTCAGGGTCCTGTGCGGCTGTCGGGTCCGGCTCCACAACCGCCGTGGGCTCAGAGTCCGGTTCGGGTGCGGTTGGCGCCTCCACCGTCGGCCCCGAAGCGGTGTCGAGATCAGGGCTGACAGTGGTCGTGATCGTCCCGGTGTACGTGCCGGTGCGTGCGCCGGGTGGCAGGGTCAGCGAGACGAGCAACCCCTGCGCGTATGAACCTCCGGCCCCTCCAGGGCCGGCCTGGAGCACGATCCGCGCCGTGTTCAAGGACCCGGCGGCGAAGGTCGAGGGTGCTCTGGGTCGCGCTTGGGGATCCAGAGCTTCGCTGCTCTGATCGGTGGCCACCGGTGCTTCGATGGAGGTGAGTGTCAGGTTCCCGGGAGGGATGCCGGTGCCGTCGTGGCGCCCGCCGTAGTCAAGACCAGCAGCTTGGATCGAGACCTTCCAACCCGTGTACTCGACGGAGAGCGAGTCGGTCGCATCGACAGTGGTGAGGATTATCCGTCCTGAGATGGTCTGGGCGTCGTGGGAGAAGGGGACGGTCGGGAGCCAGAGATCCTCCAGTTCCGCTGCGGTGGAGGCTGAGACCGGCCCTGGGTGGAGCGCCGCGAGGATGATGCTCACTGCCAGCACGGCCGATGCGCGTCTCTCACCAGAGTGACCCATCCCTGTGCCCCTTCGTGTCAGGTCCGGGGCCGATCCAAGCAGGATCGGCCCCGGACTGATTCGTGCTTGCAAGCCGCCGTGGCACGGCGGGCGGTGCCGTCAGCTCACGCTATGCGTGGGTCGTCTCGGTTCAGAGGGCGGGGGTGGCGGCGGTCGTGGTCGTGAGAACTGCCGCGTAGGCGCCGGCGCGGCTACCTTCAGGGATGTTCAAATCCACGCTCAGGGGGACGGTGTAGGACCCTTCACCGTTCTCCGCGGCAGCGGAGAGCACCGTACGCTCGGTCCCTAGGCTGCCTGCCGTACCCACGTCGACCGTCTCGGCGCCATCGGCACCGGCGAGCGCGGAGACAGTTCCTACCGAGGACACGACGAAGTGCTCTGCTGCGATGGCGTCGCCAGCGTTGCCGCCGTCGGTGTATCCGAAGTCCGAGACCACCTGGGTCACGCTCCAACCGTCTCCGGTGCCGGTGGAGTCATCGACTGCGAGGTTCACGGTGCCGGAAGTGGTCTGGGCGGCGTGCGAAGTGGTGACTGCCGCCAGCGCAACGTCCTCGGCGGACGCGGACAGTGATCCACCGGTGACCGTAGCGGTCGCGGTGCTCTCGGCTGCCAGGGCCGCGGGCGTGATGAACATGGAGGCGGCCAGGAGGGAACCGACGGTGACTGTCTTCACAGAGGTGCGCATGGTGCTGCTTTCTCTCGTCCGGGTGTGCCAGGAGGCTCGTGCCGAGGAGCCGGCAGGGCCGGACTCGGTTCCACTCGGGAGGGGACTCCTGTCCGGGTCCGGACTGGAGGCGTGGCTTGGTGCTCTGGTGCAGGTGATGCCGTCGCCGTCTGCAGGACAGTTTTGCCGGGCTGATAATCATGCAGATCAGACAAGCTTGCTGAACGAACAAGAATGCTCATAACGCAAACTTGCGACAACCTGAGTGTAAGGGGCGGTTCGCCGCTTGTCCACGCAGTGCCCAAGAAACTGTCAGGTTTTGTTCAGCGTTGTCCGTGGGTGCACGGGAGCGCCTATCAACTGGGTGCAGACACGGGACGCAGGCGGGGCGTCCGAGCAAACCGTGGTGACGCGCCTCCCTTGGTCCTCCTGGGCCTCCGTGGAGTCCGGCTGCGTCAATGGCGCCGAGCCGGTGGCGCGGAGGCCGAGGCGAAGGCTCGCCTGTGGGGGACCGATCGACACGTAGAGGAGTCGGTTGGCGACCGCGCAGCGTGTCGAACGCGGGATCGGGCCAGACGCATGCCCTCCGCCTTGATTCGAGCTCGGCGCCCACGCGAAACTCAGCGAGGAGCCGTCCGGTGGCCTTGATGCGCTTGCGGTTGCCGCTCGCTCGTGGGCGGCGCGACCCGGTCACTCCTGCCGCATCAGGAGTGCGGACGACGCCGTTGCGGTGTAGCGGAAGAAGCGCGTCAGCCGGTGATCACTCAGGCAGCTTCGCGGCTCATCTGCC
Encoded proteins:
- a CDS encoding SDR family oxidoreductase, with product MSNESTSASFPDPREFQGTQLAFDDPTTRHQKISPPKQDQPEPGLETDADPIPDIGLESYRGLGRLQGRKALVTGGDSGIGAAVAIAFAREGADVAISYLPAEGKDAERVISAIEDAGRTAVALPGDLMDKAYRESVVDSAAEKLGGLDILVNNAGKQIVNDSLEELTDEQVDEAFQINIKSMYTLSRAALKHMGPGSTIVNSTSVQAYQPNPMLLDYAATKAAINNFTKGLAQQLAPRGIRVNAVAPGPIWTVIQPSDGQPKEKLPEFGHNSPLGRPGQPVEMAPAFVFLASPESSYVTGDTLNANGGTPTP
- a CDS encoding ArsR/SmtB family transcription factor, whose product is MDTVTLTHATSLSRIGYALADGTRTRILLALREGPAQPGALAEQLGVSKQVMSNQLACLRGCDLVKARAKGRSAWYELADPQIASTLGLLLKLAVAVDPACCTPGGCTCR
- a CDS encoding DUF429 domain-containing protein: MSQDTTRTAGIDLAAESRRTALAVIEWSPDSACLQQLSLHADDPIITEATAEVAKIGVDCAFGWPDEFVAFVTDHANLAHPRAVDGGIDWRRTLAFRATDRHVHQLTGRWPLSVSTDRLGLTAMRCAGLLGRLAASGRVIDRSGRGGAVVEVYPGATLRMWRWESKGYRTDPQVRRSLLRQMRREAPWLDLGTHAQLMEESSDAFDAVIAALAARAAAVGRYHLPLSEHQERAEREGWIALPTCTLGDLL
- a CDS encoding SagB/ThcOx family dehydrogenase encodes the protein MSQNKQLALPGATVTPLTELLEKRRSTRTFAEAGIQMTELAHLLRAAVGLRTDRGSVVPSAHSLSLLSVGIVAGGVENLRPGSYVYLPGTDALVCETVGDHRNEVASATLVDQNWSARASVFLLITAQVETLNDHFAEQPPLGRRGERYALLEAGHISQNTYLAAAELGLGAVLIAGFRDEELSLLSATLFPSLPPDSQVLGIIALGRAVKNPGS
- a CDS encoding WxL protein peptidoglycan domain-containing protein; its protein translation is MSHHLRSSLTPLLLTAGLILVPASSATAAAAETAEPVNLSLQPVDHPGSYFALTMEPGESQTLTFAQANHGESDLDASIYPADAYSLVNGGFGAKEDGADTTGTTTWLDSAAQEVTLPAGDTQESTLTLTVPPETEPGQYITSLVLQNAEPVAGSGDVALNQTVRQAMPITIEVPGELTPAFEFGEAGHQHAAGRSVVDLELTNTGNEHLEPAGDFTIRDDSGEIVSEAEVTMGDVIAGTQTTAEMPLEGALQVGDYTLSGSMTDEPSGVSAAAVDLPFSVEKAEESIAVDSQQDALPGIDQDALPGNLVYILGGAVLVLLGLVVYLILRTRKAGASR